A DNA window from Theobroma cacao cultivar B97-61/B2 chromosome 5, Criollo_cocoa_genome_V2, whole genome shotgun sequence contains the following coding sequences:
- the LOC18597488 gene encoding nudix hydrolase 15, mitochondrial isoform X1: MARIPPSMSIETEMECGRKEVVGSQTLQRIAEQLQWYKTPSLIEELENVTGRNMGSKFGIMDHVEGENGLFTHANWRKRRAAVLICLFEGKQGELRVILTKRSMKLSSHPGDVALPGGKMEEGDDDDSATALREAMEEIGLDSYLVQVVAKLEPFISQNQLRVVPVVGLLAKIEDFSPVLNCDEVDAVFDVPLEMFLKVDNHRCEERAWKSWKYVFHCFDCETEQGAFTICGLTASILIRAASVVYQQIPCFSSNLPDFQQLQRALSNAA, translated from the exons ATGGCTCGTATTCCTCCATCTATGAGCATAGAAACTGAGATGGAATGCGGAAGAAAGGAGGTTGTAGGCAGCCAGACGCTCCAAAGGATTGCAGAACAGCTTCAATGGTACAAAACACCTAGTCTGATTGAAGAATTGGAAAACGTTACCGGTCGTAATATGGGCTCAAAATTTGGGATCATGGATCATGTAGAAGGTGAAAATGGGCTGTTTACTCATGCAAACTGGAGGAAGAGGAGAGCAGCTGTCCTGATATGCCTCTTTGAGGGCAAGCAAGGCGAGCTACGCGTTATTCTCACCAAGAGATCGATGAAGTTATCATCACACCCAG GTGATGTAGCATTGCCAGGTGGAAAGATGGAGGAAGGAGATGATGATGACTCTGCTACTGCATTAAGAGAAGCTATGGAAGAGATTGGCTTGGACTCATATTTGGTTCAAGTAGTTGCCAAGTTAGAGCCCTTCATCTCCCAG AACCAACTGAGGGTTGTTCCTGTGGTAGGCCTACTTGCCAAGATAGAAGACTTCAGTCCTGTGCTTAACTGTGATGAGGTTGATGCTGTTTTTGATGTCCCGCTGGAAATGTTTCTCAAG GTAGATAATCATAGATGTGAAGAAAGGGCATGGAAAAGTTGGAAGtatgttttccattgtttcgACTGCGAAACAGAGCAAGGAGCTTTTACAATCTGTGGTTTGACGGCAAGCATTCTTATTAGAGCAGCCTCTGTTGTCTACCAGCAGATTCCATGTTTCTCTAGCAATCTCCCTGACTTTCAACAGCTGCAAAGGGCTTTGAGTAATGCAGCATAA
- the LOC18597488 gene encoding nudix hydrolase 15, mitochondrial isoform X2, which produces MARIPPSMSIETEMECGRKEVVGSQTLQRIAEQLQWYKTPSLIEELENVTGRNMGSKFGIMDHVEGENGLFTHANWRKRRAAVLICLFEGKQGELRVILTKRSMKLSSHPGDVALPGGKMEEGDDDDSATALREAMEEIGLDSYLVQVVAKLEPFISQVDNHRCEERAWKSWKYVFHCFDCETEQGAFTICGLTASILIRAASVVYQQIPCFSSNLPDFQQLQRALSNAA; this is translated from the exons ATGGCTCGTATTCCTCCATCTATGAGCATAGAAACTGAGATGGAATGCGGAAGAAAGGAGGTTGTAGGCAGCCAGACGCTCCAAAGGATTGCAGAACAGCTTCAATGGTACAAAACACCTAGTCTGATTGAAGAATTGGAAAACGTTACCGGTCGTAATATGGGCTCAAAATTTGGGATCATGGATCATGTAGAAGGTGAAAATGGGCTGTTTACTCATGCAAACTGGAGGAAGAGGAGAGCAGCTGTCCTGATATGCCTCTTTGAGGGCAAGCAAGGCGAGCTACGCGTTATTCTCACCAAGAGATCGATGAAGTTATCATCACACCCAG GTGATGTAGCATTGCCAGGTGGAAAGATGGAGGAAGGAGATGATGATGACTCTGCTACTGCATTAAGAGAAGCTATGGAAGAGATTGGCTTGGACTCATATTTGGTTCAAGTAGTTGCCAAGTTAGAGCCCTTCATCTCCCAG GTAGATAATCATAGATGTGAAGAAAGGGCATGGAAAAGTTGGAAGtatgttttccattgtttcgACTGCGAAACAGAGCAAGGAGCTTTTACAATCTGTGGTTTGACGGCAAGCATTCTTATTAGAGCAGCCTCTGTTGTCTACCAGCAGATTCCATGTTTCTCTAGCAATCTCCCTGACTTTCAACAGCTGCAAAGGGCTTTGAGTAATGCAGCATAA
- the LOC18597489 gene encoding ammonium transporter 2, with the protein MAVEQLAYTAHEIAPAVPPWLNKGDNAWQMIASTLVGIQSMPGLVILYASIVKKKWAVNSAFMALYAFAAVLICWVLLCYRMAFGDELLPFWGKGAPALGQKYLVDRAKIPESKHRITNGNYEITEPFYPMATLVYFQFTFAAITLILLAGSVLGRMNIKAWMAFVPLWLIFSYTVVAFSLWGGGFLYRWGVIDYSGGYVIHLASGIAGLTAAYWVGPRIKSDRERFPPNNVLLMLAGAGLLWMGWSGFNGGAPYAANIDSSIAVLNTNVAAATSLLVWTSLDVVFFGKPSVIGAVQGMMTGLACITPGAGLVQSWAAIVMGMLSGSIPWVSMMILHKRCSLLQKIDDTLGVFHTHAVAGLLGGLLTGLLAEPDLCKLILPTDTRGAFYGENGGVQFLKQIVAALFVIGWNVASTTIILLVIRLFIPLRMPDNQLEIGDDAVHGEEAYALWGDGEKYDPTRHGWHTSSHSEVTAPSPYVNGARGVTINL; encoded by the exons ATGGCTGTCGAGCAGCTAGCCTACACAGCACACGAGATCGCCCCGGCAGTGCCCCCATGGCTAAACAAAGGAGACAATGCGTGGCAAATGATAGCATCGACTCTGGTGGGGATTCAGAGCATGCCTGGACTTGTAATCCTCTATGCGAGTATTGTCAAGAAGAAATGGGCCGTCAACTCAGCCTTCATGGCACTTTATGCCTTTGCTGCAGTCCTCATTTGCTGGGTCCTTTTATGCTACCGCATGGCCTTTGGTGACGAACTCCTCCCTTTCTGGGGCAAGGGTGCACCGGCTCTAGGCCAAAAGTACCTTGTTGACCGAGCCAAGATCCCTGAGAGTAAGCACAGGATCACCAACGGTAACTATGAGATCACTGAGCCTTTTTATCCCATGGCGACACTTGTGTATTTCCAATTCACTTTTGCTGCTATTACTCTTATTTTGCTCGCTGGTTCTGTTCTTGGTCGCATGAACATTAAGGCCTGGATGGCTTTTGTGCCTCTGTGGCTTATATTTTCCTATACTGTTGTTGCTTTTAGTCTCTGGGGTGGAGGCTTTCTCTATCGCTGGGGTGTCATCGATTACTCTGGCGGATACGTTATTCACCTCGCCTCAGGGATCGCCGGTCTCACCGCCGCATACTGG GTTGGACCAAGGATAAAGAGCGACAGAGAAAGGTTTCCTCCGAACAATGTTTTGCTGATGCTTGCGGGTGCAGGGTTGCTGTGGATGGGATGGTCAGGGTTCAACGGAGGAGCGCCATATGCTGCAAACATTGACTCTTCTATAGCAGTACTCAACACAAACGTTGCTGCAGCAACGAGCCTTCTTGTCTGGACATCTCTTGATGTTGTGTTCTTTGGGAAGCCTTCCGTAATTGGAGCTGTTCAGGGAATGATGACAGGACTTGCTTGCATCACGCCAGGAGCAG GTTTGGTGCAATCGTGGGCTGCTATAGTGATGGGAATGCTTTCCGGCAGTATTCCATGGGTATCCATGATGATCCTTCACAAGAGATGCAGTTTGCTACAAAAG ATAGATGACACACTTGGTGTTTTTCACACCCACGCGGTGGCCGGTCTGTTGGGCGGCCTCCTCACCGGGCTGCTGGCAGAGCCAGACCTCTGCAAGCTCATACTGCCGACCGACACAAGGGGTGCGTTTTACGGTGAAAACGGAGGTGTGCAATTCTTGAAGCAAATAGTAGCAGCCTTGTTTGTCATTGGTTGGAACGTAGCGTCCACGACCATAATTCTTCTAGTAATAAGGCTGTTTATACCATTGAGGATGCCCGATAACCAGCTCGAGATTGGAGACGACGCCGTCCACGGGGAAGAAGCATATGCCCTTTGGGGTGATGGAGAGAAATACGACCCGACAAGGCACGGTTGGCACACGTCTTCACACTCAGAGGTGACAGCACCATCACCTTATGTGAATGGTGCAAGAGGAGTAACCATCAATCTGTAG
- the LOC18597490 gene encoding BAG family molecular chaperone regulator 4 isoform X2 produces the protein MPFHMGLGASTPKTASGELKKEIAQKTGLEPDRQKVLFRGKEKEDKEHLNVAGVKDKSKVLLLENPARKEKKVEEMSSSKEKAEESTSSEENEVEEMRESEEMSKAFAAVAGVRKEVDKLSERVAALEVAVNSGTKVANEEFDVSAELLMRELLKLDGIEAEGEAKLQRKAEVRRVQNFHETLDNLKARNSNPFSNSSNAVSVTTNWETFDSGMGSLTAPPPMSSSTKMTQDWEQFE, from the exons ATGCCTTTTCATATGGGTCTTGGGGCTTCCACTCCTAAAACTGCTTCTG GggaattgaagaaagaaattgcTCAAAAAACTGGGTTGGAACCTGATAGACAAAAGGTCTTGTTTAGAGGGAAGGAGAAAGAGGACAAAGAGCATTTGAACGTGGCTGGTGTGAAGGATAAATCCAAGGTTTTGCTTCTAGAGAATCCagcaagaaaagagaagaaggttGAGGAGATGTCAAGTAGCAAAGAGAAGGCTGAAGAGTCCACATCTAGCGAAGAGAATGAGGTTGAGGAGATGagagaaagtgaagaaatGTCAAAGGCTTTTGCAGCGGTTGCTGGAGTTAGAAAAGAGGTTGACAAGCTTTCGGAAAGA GTGGCTGCATTAGAAGTGGCTGTGAACAGTGGGACCAAGGTTGCAAATGAGGAATTTGATGTTTCGGCAGAGTTACTCATGAGAGAGCTGCTGAAATTGGATGGAATTGAGGCAGAAGGAGAAGCAAAGTTACAGCGAAAGGCTGAG GTGCGACGTGTCCAAAACTTCCATGAGACACTGGACAATCTAAAAGCAAGAAATTCCAATCCATTTAGCAACAGTAGCAATGCTGTGTCTGTGACAACAAATTGGGAGACATTTGACTCTGGAATGGGGAGTTTGACTGCCCCTCCACCTATGTCATCTTCAACAAAAATGACGCAGGATTGGGAACAGTTTGAATAG
- the LOC18597490 gene encoding BAG family molecular chaperone regulator 4 isoform X1: protein MLVQRRDGQEDHHHKHDHETAAADSSFGPMIKINVSYGPAQHELYVPAHSTFGELKKEIAQKTGLEPDRQKVLFRGKEKEDKEHLNVAGVKDKSKVLLLENPARKEKKVEEMSSSKEKAEESTSSEENEVEEMRESEEMSKAFAAVAGVRKEVDKLSERVAALEVAVNSGTKVANEEFDVSAELLMRELLKLDGIEAEGEAKLQRKAEVRRVQNFHETLDNLKARNSNPFSNSSNAVSVTTNWETFDSGMGSLTAPPPMSSSTKMTQDWEQFE, encoded by the exons ATGCTGGTCCAGCGAAGAGACGGCCAGGAAGATCATCATCACAAACACGATCACGAAACTGCTGCTGCTGATTCTTCTTTCGGGCCCATGATCAAGATCAACGTCTCATATGGCCCGGCCCAGCACGAGCTCTATGTCCCTGCCCATTCTACTTTCG GggaattgaagaaagaaattgcTCAAAAAACTGGGTTGGAACCTGATAGACAAAAGGTCTTGTTTAGAGGGAAGGAGAAAGAGGACAAAGAGCATTTGAACGTGGCTGGTGTGAAGGATAAATCCAAGGTTTTGCTTCTAGAGAATCCagcaagaaaagagaagaaggttGAGGAGATGTCAAGTAGCAAAGAGAAGGCTGAAGAGTCCACATCTAGCGAAGAGAATGAGGTTGAGGAGATGagagaaagtgaagaaatGTCAAAGGCTTTTGCAGCGGTTGCTGGAGTTAGAAAAGAGGTTGACAAGCTTTCGGAAAGA GTGGCTGCATTAGAAGTGGCTGTGAACAGTGGGACCAAGGTTGCAAATGAGGAATTTGATGTTTCGGCAGAGTTACTCATGAGAGAGCTGCTGAAATTGGATGGAATTGAGGCAGAAGGAGAAGCAAAGTTACAGCGAAAGGCTGAG GTGCGACGTGTCCAAAACTTCCATGAGACACTGGACAATCTAAAAGCAAGAAATTCCAATCCATTTAGCAACAGTAGCAATGCTGTGTCTGTGACAACAAATTGGGAGACATTTGACTCTGGAATGGGGAGTTTGACTGCCCCTCCACCTATGTCATCTTCAACAAAAATGACGCAGGATTGGGAACAGTTTGAATAG
- the LOC18597491 gene encoding cytochrome c-type biogenesis protein CcmE gives MAARLALHFRSHLLRNLHNQKPPTLATLKSPPLISQLAPVPITTVDHFFTSPTLRFLSTSRRIPTRPKKVDIGARARQLQTRRLWTYALTFSCIAGFVVLVLNNFQEQLVFYVTPTDALEKYTQNPSKTKFRLGGLVLEGSVVQPGSSKEMEFVITDLITDILVRYEGSLPDLFREGHSVVVEGFVKPFTEETKREVSSKSVSGKARSGDCYFSATEVLAKHDEKYMPAEVAAAIEKNKKKIEEGLEGTKESVV, from the coding sequence ATGGCCGCCAGGCTCGCCCTCCATTTCAGATCCCATCTCCTACGCAACCTCCACAATCAGAAACCTCCAACTCTCGCCACGCTTAAATCTCCACCATTGATCTCTCAGCTCGCACCCGTTCCTATCACCACCGTCGACCATTTCTTCACATCCCCCACCCTTCGCTTCCTCTCCACGTCCCGTCGCATCCCCACCCGGCCCAAAAAAGTCGACATCGGAGCCCGAGCCCGCCAGCTCCAGACCCGCCGCCTCTGGACCTACGCCTTGACCTTCAGTTGCATCGCGGGCTTTGTAGTTTTAGTCCTCAACAATTTTCAAGAACAATTAGTCTTTTACGTTACCCCAACCGACGCCCTCGAAAAGTACACGCAAAATCCTTCGAAAACTAAGTTTAGACTCGGCGGTCTGGTTCTGGAAGGAAGCGTCGTTCAACCGGGCTCTAGCAAAGAAATGGAATTTGTCATTACCGATTTGATAACCGATATTTTGGTTAGGTACGAAGGTTCGTTACCGGATTTGTTTAGAGAGGGACATTCCGTTGTGGTTGAAGGATTTGTTAAGCCGTTTACAGAAGAGACTAAAAGGGAAGTTTCGTCGAAGAGCGTTTCCGGTAAAGCAAGGAGCGGAGACTGTTATTTTTCAGCGACTGAGGTTCTTGCTAAACATGATGAGAAGTATATGCCTGCAGAGGTTGCAGCTGCTATTgagaagaacaagaagaagattGAGGAAGGGCTGGAAGGAACTAAGGAATCGGTAGTTTGA
- the LOC18597492 gene encoding UPF0098 protein CPn_0877/CP_0992/CPj0877/CpB0906, which translates to MATDQDQFRLVSPAINHEGRLPRKYTDEGQGAKKNLSPPLEWYNVPEGTRTLALVVEDIDAPDPSEPIVRWTCWVVVNIPPTLKGLPEGFSGKEEEAGGDYAEIKEGSNDHKVPGWHGPKLPSHGHRFQFRLFALDDELKLGNKVTKEKLLDSIEGHMLGEAEFTTKF; encoded by the exons ATGGCTACCGATCAGGATCAGTTCAGGCTCGTATCCCCTGCCATAAACCATGAAGGAAGGTTGCCAAGGAAGTACACAGACGAAGGTCAAGGTGCAAAGAAGAATCTGTCTCCCCCACTGGAATGGTACAATGTGCCAGAGGGGACTCGCACGCTGGCCCTGGTGGTGGAAGACATAGATGCACCAGACCCCAGCGAACCGATCGTGCGTTGGACCTGTTGGGTGGTTGTTAACATACCGCCGACGTTGAAGGGTCTCCCTGAGGGGTTCTCTGGGAAGGAAGAGGAGGCTGGTGGAGATTATGCTGAGATCAAAGAAGGCAGCAATGATCACAAGGTTCCTGGATGGCATGGTCCCAAGTTACCCTCCCATGGCCACCGTTTCCAATTCAGGCTCTTTGCTTTGGATGATGAATTGAAACTTGGCAACAAA GTGACCAAGGAGAAGCTGCTAGATTCAATCGAAGGGCATATGCTTGGAGAAGCAGAATTCACGACCAAGTTTTAA
- the LOC18597494 gene encoding transcription factor bHLH140, with the protein MDYFPSPNLCSSSSFAGSPSVANNRNNNSSKEKKKAGKKTKGAVKLSTDPQSVAARERRHRISDRFKILQSMVPGGTKMDTVSMLDEAIHYVKFLKTQIWLHQAMINFVDDDPSSFFAGSFPVQGDFYSPNNTNPNPAAALQPSQLLPLPDSCFQDDQWTMPYDVYMKNQ; encoded by the coding sequence ATGGACTACTTTCCTTCTCCTAACCTTTGCTCATCGTCATCATTTGCTGGGTCTCCTTCTGTGGCAAACAACCGCAACAACAACAGCagcaaagagaagaagaaggcTGGCAAAAAGACCAAAGGTGCGGTAAAGCTATCGACTGATCCACAAAGCGTGGCTGCTAGGGAAAGGAGACATCGAATTAGTGACCGTTTCAAGATCTTGCAGAGCATGGTTCCTGGTGGAACTAAGATGGACACCGTCTCCATGCTTGATGAAGCTATACACTACGTAAAGTTCCTCAAAACTCAGATATGGCTTCACCAAGCCATGATCAACTTCGTGGACGATGATCCATCTTCCTTCTTTGCCGGCTCTTTCCCTGTTCAAGGAGATTTCTACTCACCAAACAACACCAACCCAAACCCTGCTGCAGCACTGCAACCATCACAGCTGCTGCCATTGCCCGATTCTTGCTTCCAAGATGACCAATGGACCATGCCTTATGATGTATACATGAAAAATCAATAA